The Photobacterium sanguinicancri genome includes the window CATAGGCTTTAGAACCACCTTCATCGCGTACAGCCCCTTCAGCCACTATGAGTTCACCTAAACCAATATTACCTTGTAGTGCACCAGCCGACCCTACACGCACTATATACTTAGCACCACATAAGGTTAATTCTTCAAGTGCAATCAGTGCGGAAGGGGAGCCGATCCCTGTGCTGCAAACCGTTATCTTATGATCTTGGTAGTAGCCGCTAATTATTCTGTACTCGCGGTTTTCAGCAATTTGTTCACTGCGCTCAAGTAGCGTGGCGATTCTGTTTACGCGGTCTGGCTCTCCACACACAATCACTTTGTCCGATACATCGTCAAAGCCGACAGCGATATGGGGCTGTTTTACATCGTTACTCATTATGCTAACTCGTTCACTGTTTCTTCGGCTTTATTTTGCTTAGTTTGATTTTGTTTAGCTTGGTTGTGCTTCGCTGTGCCCATCCAAGTGCGAGTTCCGTTCATCGCAATAAATAGCAAAATAGCGTACTCAATCGACAATGCATACACCCCTTGAGCAGCATAAATGCCGACACTAATTATGTTAATCACTACCCATAAAATCCAGTTTTCAACATATTTACGAGTCATCAGAATTTGCGCGACCACAGACAGTACTGTCATCACTGAATCCCAGAATGGGAAGGCATCGGGCTCCAGTGTCGGACGTGCTAGGTCTGCGCCCAGTAAATTCAAGCCATCAACACTCACGTTAGCCAGTGCCAAGAAGAATGGGTCGATGTAAATTGTCATAATACCAATGGCTAAAACGCTAACGGCAATAGTGTAAGAGAGCTTTTGTTTACTCAACCAACGTACTTCGAGCTTGTCACCATTTTCTGATGTTGGTCGTGTCCATGCATACCAGCCATAAAGGTTGGCGCAGAAGAAGAACAGTTGCAGTAACAAGATGCCATAAAGTTGAATTTGATAAAAAATGATGGCAAATAAACTGACATTGATAAGGCCAAAAAGGTAATTGATCGTTTTCTCTTGGCTTGCATTCCAAATACACAGCAAGCCAAAAATTGTCCCGATGGCTTCAATCCACGACATTGCGTAGCCACCACCAATAGGGATGTTAATAAGGGTGTTATTGATATCGAACCAAGCGATAAAGTCCATCATGTATGTCCTTGGGTTATTTTCCGTATGGCGCCAGTGTAGAAAATTGCCTCTATTATCATAAGGACATTTGTCCGACTGCTATTGGCTAGGCTCAAGTTTTGTGAATTTTCTGACGAGTTAGTGGATGAGTTAGTGGATGAGTTAGTGGATGAGTTAGTGGATGAGTTAGTGGATGAGTTAGTTGGTGAGTGTCTTCTCGTCACGACAATCAACGGTGTTTTTCTTTCTCGTATGGGGGAAGGTCCTAGCTTCCTACCTTTTTTAGATCGTTGTTTTTATTAGTACAACTAAAAAATGGTGAATAATTAACTTAATAGGGTTTGTATATCTGCTAATTCATATATATGATTATTCGAATGTATTAACTATTGCTTCTTAAATATCGAAAAGGGAATCACATGGCTATTAAAGTAGGTATCAACGGTTTTGGTCGTATCGGGCGTTTAGCACTACGCGCAGCATTTAACTGGAAAGACGTCGAATTTGTACAAATCAACGACGTAGCTGGTGACGCTGTCACGTTAGGGCATTTACTGGAGTTCGATTCAATCCAAGGGCGCTGGGAACATGAGGTTACCGTCGATGGCAATACTATTATTGCCAATGGTCAGCATATTAATTGCAC containing:
- the pnuC gene encoding nicotinamide riboside transporter PnuC, with the protein product MDFIAWFDINNTLINIPIGGGYAMSWIEAIGTIFGLLCIWNASQEKTINYLFGLINVSLFAIIFYQIQLYGILLLQLFFFCANLYGWYAWTRPTSENGDKLEVRWLSKQKLSYTIAVSVLAIGIMTIYIDPFFLALANVSVDGLNLLGADLARPTLEPDAFPFWDSVMTVLSVVAQILMTRKYVENWILWVVINIISVGIYAAQGVYALSIEYAILLFIAMNGTRTWMGTAKHNQAKQNQTKQNKAEETVNELA